The DNA segment cagaatggctgcgatccaaaattctacaagcaataaatgccagagagggtgtggagaaaagggaaccttctaacactgttggtgggaatgcaaactattacagccactatggagaacagtgtggagattcctttaaaaactggaaatagaactttcatacgacccagcaatcccactgctgggcatacacaccgaggaaaccaaaattgaaagagacacgtgtaccccaatactcatcgcagcactgtttataatagccaggacatggaagtaacctagatgtccatcagcagacgaatggataagaaagctgtggtacatatacacaatggagtattacgcagccattaaaaggaatacatttgaatcagttctcatgaggtggatgaaactggagccgattatacagagtgaagtaagccagaaagaaaaacaccaatacagtatactaatgcatatatatggaatttagaaagatggtaacaataaccctgtatgtgagacagcaataGAGCCACAGATGTAtggaagagtcttttggactctgtgggagagggcaagggtgggatgatttggggaaatggcactgaaacatgtataatatcatatatgaaatgaattgccagtccagattggatacagtatgcttggggctggtgcactgggatgacccagagggatggtacagggagggaagagggaggggggttcaggatggggacacctgtatgcctgtggcagattcatgttgatgtgtggcagaaccaatacaatagtgtaaagtaattagcctccaattaaaatatatatttaaattaaaaaataaaataaaagttacatgaaatttttataaaaaaaaaaaggagagaagtgaaaagcaaaggagaaaaggaaatatataagcaactgaatgcagagtttcaaagaatagcaaggagagataagaaagtcttcctcagtgatcactgcaaagagatagaggaaaacaacagaatgggaaagactagagatctcttcatgaaaattagagataccaagagaacatttcatgcaaaatgggctcaataaaggacagaaatggtatggacctaacagaagcagaagatattaagaagaggtggcaagaatacacagaagaactgtacaaaaaagatcttcacgacccagataatcacgatggtgtggccactcacctagagccagacatcctggaatgtgaagtaaagggtccttagaaagcatcactaggaacaaagctagtggaggtaatggatttccagttgagctatttcaaatcctgaaagatgattctatgaaagtgctacactcaatatgccagcaaagttggaaaactcagcagtggccacagggctggaaaaggtcagttttcattccaatcccaaagaaaggcaatgccaaagaatcctcaaactaccgcacaactgcactcatctcacatgctagtaaagtaatgctcaaaattctccaagccaggcttcagcaatacgtgaaccatgaacttccagatgttcaaactggttttagaaaaggcagaggaaccagagatcaaattgccaacatctgctggatcatggaaaaagcaagagttccagaaaaacatctatttttgctttattgactatgccaaagcctttgactgtgtggatcacaataaactgtggagaaaaaaaaaaagtatggaaaattctgaaagaattgggcataccagaccacctgacttgcctcttgagaaacctatatgcacgtaaggaagcaacagttagaactggacatagaacaacagactggttccatataggaaaaagaggacatcaaggctgtatattgtcaccctccttatttaacttgtaggcagagtacatcatgagaaatgctgggctggaagaagcacaagctggaatcaagattgctgggagaaacatcaataacctcagatatgcagatgacaccacccttatggcagaaagtgaagaggaactaaaaagcctcttgatgaaagtgaaagaggagagtgaaaaagttagcttaaagctcaacattcagaaaactaagatcatggtatctggttccatcacttcatggcaaatagatggggaaagagtgtcagactttattttttggggctccaaaatcactgccgatggtgattgcagccatgaaaagacgcttactccttggaaggaaagttatgaccagcctaggtagcatattcaaaagcagagacattactttgccaacaaaggtccgtctagtcaagtctatggtttttccagtagtcatgtatggatgtgagagttggattataaagaaagctgagtgccgaagaattgacgcttttgaactgtggtgttggagaagactcttgagagtccctaggactgcaaggagatccaaccagtccattctgaaggagatcagccctgggatttctttggaaagaatgatgctgaagctgaaactccagtactttggccacctcatgcaaagagttgactcattggagaagactgtgaggCTGGGAgtgactggaggcaggaggagagggggacaacagaggatgagatggctggatggcatcactgactcgatggatgtgagtctgaatgaagtccgggagatggtgatggacagggagtcctggcgtgctgcgattcatggggtcgcaaagagtcggacacgactgagtggctaactgaactgaactaaactgtggtgttgcagaagactttggacttcaaggaggtcaaccagtccatcctaaaggagatcagtcctgggtgttcattggaaggactgatgttgaagctgaaactccaatactttggccacctcatgcgaagatttgactcattggaaaagacccttatgctgggagggattgggggcaggaggagaaggggacaacagaggatgagatggctggatggcatcacccactcaatggacatgagtttgggtaaattccaggagttggtgatggacaggaaggcctggcgtgctgcagttcatggggttgcaaagagtcagacacgactgatcgactgaactgaactgaacggaactgaagtgCTTTTTAAATACACCTTCAtaacatatattcattttttttttttttcaaaagtggaAGCATGTTTAATATTGCTCTACCGTCATCCTGAAAGGCATAATAATTTGAGTTACACATCTGAACTGATTGAAGTTACAGAATCATATCTCCTTTTTGCATTtaacaatatatacaatataaaataaatacatttacacAAATGGACATTTGCTGGAGCACACAGTATGGTACACATCACAAAAATATACAATTGATTGCTTTACAGATGTGAGGCCCATCTACAGCTATAGAcaaggttttattattattattattctttttactaCTGGCTATAATGCAACTCCTGGATTATTATAagcagtttaaattttttttgtccttttacgATCTTTGCACATAAGACTGCCATAAAATGTTTTCCTAGGCAGGTAAACAGAGAcgcttaaataattaaaatacaatcaccaacactcattttctcttctataagaaaaatagcagttttaaattttttatatcttttatgtTATCATTTAAATGCAAAATAGTGGAATAAATACAACAATCTGATCTGATTGAAACACAAGTGTAACTACAGGTAGTCACACAATCATATTGCTTAAATAAGAACCAACCTAAAAGAAgcgaaaggaaaattaaaattatatggcTAAAACATACACCTTGAGAACTTTCCAGTACTTCACATTAAGTAAATGGTCTTGCTTGAAACTTGAAAAAACTTACCTCCAGCGAGGTTTAAGATGAAGCGTTTACCCTAAAGCCCGTGCAATTCTTTTAGATCTAAATTTTAGTTGTGTTTTCTATTTGTGAGATACTTGTTCTTTTGTAATGTGGAGAGTCAAttgaactgaaaactaaaaattgtacttcattctttttacatttcTCCCTCTCATGTTTTCAGTTGGTTGGCTTTTACTTCTGAAGCCCAAGCACTTTAATGTGATACAGTGAAAACaatgtatatattgtatatattttatttatatagataGTGTGGTTGAATAGTAGTAACTTAAACCCTGCACAAACTTTCTGGAAAATAATCTTTTGAAAcacttacatatataaataatcttATAAAATCAGCACCTTTTTTCCCAGGAGTTGTATTTTCCATTGTTATTTTTTCAAGGGATGTGCCAATTTCTGAACTCCTATCACAGCTATAAATTTCAAGTTATTGACCATCTGAATGAATTGCTAATGATGATTTATCTAGAATCACACTACAGTCACTTCTCTACTGAGAAACCACAATCTACGATATAGTCCCATATAGCTAATGATAGATACACAGTATTCCTAGCACTAGGCTGATGAAACATCAACCCAAGGTATTTTGTTTAAAGCACACAAAGTAGCAATAGTTTTGGAAACGTGTCCGCACCAAAAAAGTTTTGCAACAACACAGAGCGAGTTAATAACAACATCTGAGAGATGATTGAGTGAAAGCCATATatacagcatttaaaaattagacTTATCTATATTCTTGAAATATTCAAAGTTTTATTTCTAAGCTATACATTGGTATTCTATAATAAACCATTAGAGAAATTATTccttgttttgaaaatattattatgaTTTTGATGTGTATCTGTTTGTAATGAATACTTGTTTGGAGTTTCAATCCCTTAATTATTATTAGGAAGAACCTTATTAATTGTAAGGAATAGAATATACTACTGTAGTCTCCTGAGGAATTGTACATCCAATATTGTCTCTAATTCTACCCTGTGTCTAAAAGCACACACCACAAGAATCCAAACACCACAAGAAGAACAAGACAACAGTCTTTGAATGCAACATAAAATTCAGAAAAGCACAGCAAACATGAAACATTGAAAAGCTGAACtacatttcttttgtttgttaGGATTACAATTTTAATTACATCTGTGTACATAGAAGAAGACTGTTCACATAATACAGGGAGCAGCTACTAACACTGGTCCATTGGTATAGCATTTGATGGAGGTTACTGTTTATTGGTTATTCAGCGATTGTAGATTTCGGGGGCATCTAATTGATTTCTTCATTAGATTACACCTCTTAACAGTCTGGAACCTGACTGACTTTCTTGCTGTGACAATACTGGTTGAAAAGCACATAGATTGGCTTAGCTCTTGGTAAAAACTGCAGATTAATTTTAACAAACATTCCTAAATGAATCAACTCATAGAGACTGGGTTTTAGAATTTGGTCAGGCGTCTGCTGTCtttgatgtttgtttgtttgttttttccccaaatcCTGGCATTTGCCTTATTGCCTCTTAAGTGAATACTGGCTCACAGCTCCTTCAGGGATAAAGTCTGTAACTTTGCAAACAGGCAGTATTTCATTCCTAACCACCGTGGCAGCTAGAAATCCTATGGCAACTGGACCTCCCAGGGAGAGAGGTGCACTCCTGATCACTCTACGGATCTGTTTTCCATATGCAGTGACCACTCGGAGTCACTGCAGGTGTAATCTAATCCTTTGTGTCAAGTGAACATTTAGGTAAACTGGAGCTCATGTTAAGAAACTGATGTTTGGGACCAGACTGGCACACAACATAAATTGCATCCGTGAGAGTATGCACCTTCCTTTCAACTATTGCTTGAGTAAGTTAAATTCCCATATTAACAAATGGCTGAAAAGTGGTAAAGCTGGTACAAaaaaatctccatttgtaagAAGAAAacgaaacattttttaaaaatcttccttcAGGATTCATTTGTCCTTCATTATTGTTCATAATTGTTCAAAGCCAGCACAAAATTGCAgtattcttatttctctttagtATTGCATGAATGAATAAAGCTTAAACTATTCCCTGAAAAAGTTACATAGTAGCTAAACTAACAAATACCTGGAAGACTTGAAAAAACAATTAAGGAATCAAATGGCTGTAACTGATTTAGATGGAAAAGCAATGATAAGAAGCAGCCGATGCAACGTTGCTTAAGTCATCTAATTAGAGGCTGCTCCCGTGGAATCTAATACTGCACTCAGTCAATTTGTGTGTGTTGCACTGTACTTTTAGGTACGTTGGTTCTGTCTCTTTGATTCCTTAGTCATTGGGGACGTTACGGTTCACAAGAAGTTCACTGGTATCCATATTATGGATCTCCATCCTTTGGCAGGGCTGGCTTCCATAGCTCTCCAATTAGAGACCTCTTTTAAAAGTtcagcagcagaaggaaggaaagaagggacaaagggtggaaaaaaggaaggaagggagaaaagaaagaaggaagaagggagggagggaaagaaaaagaaaggacggCAAATGTTCTTACAACTAGAGAcattaaagtttaaaagaaaatggaagaataaGATCAGGCGGGACAAGGGAtacagaaggaaggagggaaggaagaaggaaggaatgaaggagaggaagactagggagggagggaaaaaataacaaggaaaaaaaaatgagaaaagatatggagaaaagatGAGATCAAGGGAGGAAGAAACTCATCAGGAAGATAGGGAGAAATCTGAAAGCTGCTTCATAGTCTTGCTGCTAAATCATCAGTGCagtctttgttgatttttgacGTTGTTAACTAAACTCTTAAGTTTCTTTGACATCACTCTTgggtttattttccctttttcagcGTGCAGGATAGGATGGCCCCGGGAAGCCTTTAGTCAGACCTTGGCCTCCAGCATTTCCAAAAAAAGTTTGTGCAtggggactttgccttccagtttgATGTTGTAGAAATGCTGCACAGCCTTGGTGGAGGTCTGCCTCAGAAGCGGCAGCGTCATCAGCATCTTGCCAGCCCTGCGAGGGTCTTCCATGTGCTGGCCAGCCTCATAATCCTGCAGGGCCTCATGTAAGACATCCTGAAGCTTCTGAACAGCTTCAACATCTTCTATGTGCATGGAGTCTGAATTAGCGAGAGCTATCGCTTTGAGGGTGACAAattcttccttctccagcttcatGCTCTTGTATTTTTTTACCAGCTGCAGGATAGCATTATTTAGGTCAAGAAGGCCTGCTAATTTGGACTGGTCTTCATCCATTATATAATCGTCTGCATAGACAAGTTCATCCTCAAAGGAAAGAGATCGGTACACGACACCAAGGATCAAGATTTCCATCCAAGCACTTTGCAGAAGGCTCATCTGGTCCGCCAGGGACAGCGTGGAGAAGCCTGGAATATGCTTCGCCCATCCAGTGATAACCACCAACTCTCGATCAGCCAAGTCACACAGTGTAGTGAGGGCTTTGATGTCACTGTCGGGGACGGTAGGGTCAGGCATGGCATAGATCTTCTCCGGTTCAGCCACCAACAAATGTGAGACAATCTTGTTATATGGCTTTTTGGCTGGCTGAACCAGCTGAGGGTTCAGGTATGGgctgttctctgcatctattctGCGTTTGTACTTCTGCCGACCTCCACGTACTCTGTCAAGATGCACTCCTTCCTTCAGCATGCCCACTTTTAAACACTTCATGAAGCGGCAAGCCTGGCAGGATTTACGTCTGCGCTTCGTGATTTCACATTCATTCGTGGCAGGGCAGCTATATTCTATATTACCTTGAATCGTCCTCTTGAAGAATGCCTTGCAGGCTTCACAGGATGCTACCTCATAGTGGTACCCAGACGCGATGTCGCCACACACTAAACACAGTCTCTTGGGCATCGAGTTGAGCATGTATTCACACTTGGTCTGGGGATCTTCAACGATGGTGCTCGAGCAGTCATCATACAGTTTCCGGACAGGCCCGCTACCTCCTAGGATAGGAGCAGAAGGGTAGAGAGGTGGCGAGTCAAGTCCGTTCTGATGGCCATTCATGGTTGAACTGTAGCTCCCGCTGGCGTCCGAAGAGCCACCTGGGCTGTGGTGGTTGACGCTGTCCGTCAGGGAGGCCGGGCTGGAGGGTTCCGTCTTGATGAAGGACGAACAGCTGGAATCAATGTGTCGATCTTTGTTTGACATTCTGCAGAGAAGCCTGAGGTGGCGGGAGATacaaacagaggagaaaaagaaggagagagtGTCAAACACAGAGACCAAAAGAGGTAGAGACAAAGAGGAGGTGAAAAAAACAAGAGGAAATGGAagggaagattgaaggaaggaccatatattcatttgaatgctTCCTCTCCTAAGACTAGTAATGAATCCTGTCAGAATGTTATAGTAATAACAGAGGTACAAATGAGCAAGAAAAACACTCAAGGCTCCTGGTGTCTAGGCTGATCCTTAGCACACCATCACCACTGTGTCATTTTATTTGGGAGGGAATGTTGCATGCCCAAATTCACAGTCTACTTACTCACAGAGGAATGCCATCAAGACATTTCTTGGTAGAGGACATGATTACTGGGAAAGAATTAGAGTTAACAATCCAATTTACCTCATTCATTATAGTGGTTTGTTATGACCCATGGAATTTTGGTGTGCTTACCACTTTTCTTTTGAACAGTTTCCACATCAACCCAGGAAGTAGGAAATCTCCATATCATCAGGGGCCAGAAAGTGACAGAAACAGACTTCCTTGCTGgtactgtggttaagaatccccctgccaatcaatgcagaggacaggagttcaagccctggtctgggaagatcccacatggtgcagcgCAGCTCAGCCTGAGTGCACCACCATTACTGACTCCAAGAGCCCTTGAGCTGCAACTGCTGGAGGCCCTGCAACCCTAGAGCTCTGTAACAAGAGAGGTCACCATaacgagaagcccgcacaccacagctggagagttgTTCCAGCttgcggcaactagagaaagcccacgagcagcaacaaagacccagtgcagccaaaaataaatctgaagaaaattaaattaaaaaaaaaaaaagaagtggcagAAACTACAAAGCATTTTGGAAGCAGTAGTGCCCACAGTCAACTGTCAATGTCAAGCCTGAGGACAAATTGATCTGAATTTTAATGAACTCAGTGCTGCCCAAATTAAGCATCTCTGTGGATGGATTTTATTTGGTCCCTAGTATGAGACCTTGATCAAGCGAAATATCTTATTTTACTGTACCCTAATTTGTCTACAGTGATGTTTCTTGCCAGACATAATGGTAGAATTCACTTGTTTGTATCAAAAACTCTGTGATTTTTCTTAAGTATTGATACTTTATTAAAATGTAGTGAAGTTTACTGTATGCCTTTCACAAGTATAGTGAACATTGAGACATCCAAGACTCATCACATTTTAACACCTTCTTTGCTAAGAATCCAGCActcaatggaatttttaaaaaaaatcactgaaatttgTAGTGTCTACTATTACTGACTTGGAAGCAAGTATAAGTAAAACTCCCCAGTTGGGATCAGATTAGATTCAAGGGGCAAGTGGTGCTGATTCTCAAAGTCAAAGACACCCATAAATGTTTCATTCTTTAATCAATCTCCCTAGGGAGATTGAGTGGAAagtttcctttttcccttctttgttcaCTGTCATTAT comes from the Capricornis sumatraensis isolate serow.1 chromosome 22, serow.2, whole genome shotgun sequence genome and includes:
- the LOC138069416 gene encoding estrogen-related receptor gamma-like isoform X2 gives rise to the protein MSNKDRHIDSSCSSFIKTEPSSPASLTDSVNHHSPGGSSDASGSYSSTMNGHQNGLDSPPLYPSAPILGGSGPVRKLYDDCSSTIVEDPQTKCEYMLNSMPKRLCLVCGDIASGYHYEVASCEACKAFFKRTIQGVHLDRVRGGRQKYKRRIDAENSPYLNPQLVQPAKKPYNKIVSHLLVAEPEKIYAMPDPTVPDSDIKALTTLCDLADRELVVITGWAKHIPGFSTLSLADQMSLLQSAWMEILILGVVYRSLSFEDELVYADDYIMDEDQSKLAGLLDLNNAILQLVKKYKSMKLEKEEFVTLKAIALANSDSMHIEDVEAVQKLQDVLHEALQDYEAGQHMEDPRRAGKMLMTLPLLRQTSTKAVQHFYNIKLEGKVPMHKLFLEMLEAKV
- the LOC138069416 gene encoding estrogen-related receptor gamma-like isoform X1; its protein translation is MSNKDRHIDSSCSSFIKTEPSSPASLTDSVNHHSPGGSSDASGSYSSTMNGHQNGLDSPPLYPSAPILGGSGPVRKLYDDCSSTIVEDPQTKCEYMLNSMPKRLCLVCGDIASGYHYEVASCEACKAFFKRTIQGNIEYSCPATNECEITKRRRKSCQACRFMKCLKVGMLKEGVHLDRVRGGRQKYKRRIDAENSPYLNPQLVQPAKKPYNKIVSHLLVAEPEKIYAMPDPTVPDSDIKALTTLCDLADRELVVITGWAKHIPGFSTLSLADQMSLLQSAWMEILILGVVYRSLSFEDELVYADDYIMDEDQSKLAGLLDLNNAILQLVKKYKSMKLEKEEFVTLKAIALANSDSMHIEDVEAVQKLQDVLHEALQDYEAGQHMEDPRRAGKMLMTLPLLRQTSTKAVQHFYNIKLEGKVPMHKLFLEMLEAKV